The Zygosaccharomyces rouxii strain CBS732 chromosome G complete sequence genome contains a region encoding:
- the VPS51 gene encoding Vps51p (similar to uniprot|P36116 Saccharomyces cerevisiae YKR020W VPS51 whiskey (whi) mutant forms a tetramer with VPS52 VPS53 and VPS54), translating into MTEQISHKKSLPKVNKERRAQLKEYYRLEEEAEEAEEHKRTEPKPNATSSHVQEDKPIEQLKFQELVHTHNRLLSKETETNNSIKNTIYENYYDLIKVNDLLKSMTGSNEKELNQLKKAVELLEE; encoded by the coding sequence ATGACTGAACAGATAAGTCACAAGAAATCTCTACCAAAAGTTAACAAGGAGAGAAGAGCCCAGCTAAAGGAGTATTACAGgctagaagaagaagcagaagaagcagaagaacACAAAAGAACAGAACCCAAACCTAATGCAACGTCTAGTCATGTGCAAGAAGATAAACCAATTGAACAGTTAAAGTTCCAAGAATTAGTTCACACTCACAATAGACTCCTGAGCAAAGAGACGGAAACGAATAATTCCATAAAGAATACAATTTATGAGAATTACTACGACCTTATAAAAGTAAACGACCTGCTGAAAAGCATGACAGGCTCCAATGAGAAGGAGCTCAACCAGCTGAAGAAGGCCGTCGAACTGCTGGAGGAGTAG
- a CDS encoding FAD-dependent oxidoreductase (conserved hypothetical protein) codes for MSKPHLISLSLIPPPMSHVVVAGAGVIGLSIAHQLLLQNSKIQKVTIIAKDFPHDLLTCEYTSPWAGAHFRPYPHKPESWENDAREANYTRVTQQFFEKFAALNPDSTIKFSKGTDFLEAPSKEYLELGSGYNADSLKEFKVLEKLPDGVKFGAEYLTFCLDAPEYLKFLQNAIEQLCKLQNIQLQFVKLTLPSLKYIKELYPDVSLIFNATANGLQYNGSYDPACFKIRGQTLLLNVTQPTPYNRKTITHQSKDGHWTFVIRRSATHYILGGTKQPGDDYPLPRESDTVKILSRASKVFPDLDTSDIIRVNVGFRPARRGGSRVDKSLHEGLPVVHAYGLGGSGFETSVGVAKHALELAGLGRLESKL; via the coding sequence ATGTCAAAacctcatctcatctcacTTAGTCTTATCCCCCCCCCGATGTCCCACGTAGTTGttgctggtgctggtgtgATTGGGCTAAGTATAGCCCATCAATTGCTTTTGCAAAATTCGAAGATTCAAAAGGTGACCATAATTGCCAAAGATTTCCCCCATGATCTGCTTACTTGTGAATACACTTCACCATGGGCAGGTGCTCATTTTAGACCATACCCTCATAAACCGGAGTCATGGGAAAATGACGCTAGAGAGGCAAACTACACAAGGGTCACCCAGCAGTTTTTCGAGAAATTTGCAGCCTTGAATCCAGATTCTACCATTAAATTCAGCAAAGGTACGGATTTTTTGGAAGCTCcttcaaaagaatatttggaattgggATCTGGCTACAATGCAGACTCTCTTAAGGAATTCAAAGTCCTGGAAAAATTACCCGATGGCGTTAAATTCGGTGCAGAATATTTGACATTTTGTCTGGATGCGCCAGAATATTTGAAGTTCTTGCAGAATGCCATTGAACAGCTGTGCAAATTGCAGAACATCCAACTTCAATTCGTTAAATTGACATTGCCTTCCCTGAAGTACATTAAGGAACTGTACCCTGACGTTTCGCTAATTTTCAATGCCACGGCTAATGGGTTACAGTACAACGGTAGCTATGATCCCGCCTGTTTTAAGATTCGAGGTCAAACTCTGTTGTTAAATGTAACACAACCTACCCCTTACAACCGCAAGACAATTACCCATCAGTCGAAAGATGGTCATTGGACTTTTGTCATCAGAAGATCCGCAACCCATTATATCTTGGGTGGTACTAAGCAACCTGGTGACGATTATCCGTTACCAAGGGAAAGTGATACGGTAAAAATCTTGTCCCGTGCCTCCAAAGTTTTCCCTGATTTAGATACCTCTGATATTATTCGTGTCAATGTTGGATTTAGGCCTGCAAGGAGAGGTGGATCGAGGGTGGACAAATCCCTCCATGAAGGTTTACCTGTTGTTCATGCTTATGGGCTAGGTGGCTCTGGTTTTGAGACCTCTGTAGGGGTAGCAAAGCATGCTCTAGAACTTGCAGGACTAGGAAGACTGGAGAGCAAGCTCTGA
- the MLC1 gene encoding Mlc1p (highly similar to gnl|GLV|CAGL0F07491g Candida glabrata CAGL0F07491g and similar to uniprot|P53141 Saccharomyces cerevisiae YGL106W MLC1 Essential light chain for myosin Myo2p may stabilize Myo2p by binding to the neck region may interact with Myo1p Iqg1p and Myo2p to coordinate formation and contraction of the actomyosin ring with targeted membrane deposition) gives MSAAAARTNKDIFTLFDKKGQGTIPKPLFGDYLRAIGYNPTNQQTEQILTNGGAPDQLSLDSIHELIQRNQQELEATTSGRVEDFIKAFQVFDKENTGKVSVGDVRYMLTSLGEKLSDEEVNELLKGVEIDSDGGVDYKKFIEDILRQ, from the coding sequence ATGtctgctgctgctgctagAACCAACAAGGATATCTTTACCCTCTTTGACAAGAAGGGACAAGGTACCATTCCAAAGCCATTGTTTGGTGACTATTTGAGGGCCATTGGTTATAACCCAACTAACCAACAAACTGAACAAATATTGACCAACGGCGGTGCACCTGACCAATTGTCATTGGATTCAATTCACGAGTTGATTCAACGAAACCAGCAGGAATTGGAAGCAACCACTTCTGGCCGTGTGGAAGATTTCATAAAGGCATTCCAAGTTTTTGACAAAGAAAATACTGGTAAAGTGtctgttggtgatgttaGATACATGTTGACTTCACTTGGTGAAAAACTATcggatgaagaagttaacGAACTGCTCAAGGGTGTGGAAATAGATAGCGATGGTGGTGTGGATTAcaaaaaattcatcgaaGATATTTTAAGACAGTGA
- the ERT1 gene encoding Ert1p (similar to uniprot|P38140 Saccharomyces cerevisiae YBR239C Hypothetical ORF): MGGGSGPSDEFANILPHFSQVDSSVPVSSGKKSRRNTHVACVNCSKWHVSCEAKRPCHRCVVKGLGSTCVDAPRKKSKYLAGIPDASLIRSVHRDNGSQANNSSPDNAGVSHHQEQQNFRDPQHIVHKSKFLSNAADSEYSILSHIINQDTLVNKIPIDLLYSGKPNDNDAEAAAAVAAKEAANVDLSSPKVDVGPSNTAMSSTDVYSMLLGPNSREIVASRIDLFQNHFPLTPVESQYHSLSFKRLPTQDRSGSPKFNASINQYYLNKEISMLPEVINAAMRQQRSVGDKSVSFALECVSPDAYQLSGNSEWRHSLRYSTSMEIYQLINEPFSHTTGFHHLYTYLRKRFNRKDLIEMSGCLAEFRPIFIACTASLTEQDMIFMEQCYQRTLLEYAKFIAQIGTPTCVWRRNGQISYVNEEFEILSGWNKEELLNKMTFIVEIMDDESVRDYFKTFAKVAYKDFRGSERMKTCNLLTPTRGQIIPCCCMWTLKRDVSGLPLMILGNFMPIIA, encoded by the coding sequence ATGGGTGGGGGATCTGGACCTAGTGATGAATTTGCCAACATTTTACCACACTTCAGCCAAGTGGATTCATCGGTACCTGTGTCGTCCGGAAAGAAGTCAAGAAGGAATACTCACGTAGCATGTGTAAACTGTTCAAAATGGCACGTCTCCTGTGAAGCTAAGAGACCTTGTCACAGATGCGTGGTCAAGGGCTTAGGATCTACTTGTGTAGACGCCCCCAGAAAGAAGAGTAAATATTTAGCTGGTATACCGGATGCATCTTTAATAAGATCAGTTCACAGAGATAATGGATCTCAAGCAAACAACAGTTCCCCTGATAATGCCGGCGTGAGCCATCATCAAGAACAGCAAAACTTCCGAGACCCTCAACATATTGTTCacaaatcaaaatttttatccaatGCTGCAGATTCTGAATATTCCATTTTATCGCATATCATTAATCAAGACACGCTGGTGAATAAGATTCCAATAGATTTACTTTACTCTGGAAAGcctaatgataatgatgctgaagctgctgctgctgtcGCAGCAAAAGAGGCAGCTAACGTCGATCTGAGTAGTCCCAAGGTGGATGTAGGCCCGTCCAACACGGCGATGTCATCGACAGATGTATATTCAATGCTTTTAGGACCAAATTCACGAGAAATCGTAGCGTCTCGAATAGATCTGTTTCAAAACCATTTCCCTCTGACGCCAGTAGAATCACAATACCACTCACTATCGTTTAAAAGACTTCCCACTCAAGACAGGAGCGGATCGCCCAAGTTCAATGCATCTATTAATCAGTACTATTTGAACAAGGAAATCTCAATGCTTCCTGAAGTGATCAATGCGGCAATGAGGCAGCAACGATCCGTTGGCGATAAATCGGTATCATTTGCACTTGAGTGTGTTTCGCCAGATGCATATCAGCTAAGCGGTAATTCAGAATGGAGACATTCACTACGCTATTCGACCTCAATGGAGatttaccaattgatcaatgaacCATTTTCACATACCACAGGATTTCATCATTTATACACCTATTTGAGGAAGAGATTCAACAGGAAGGATTTAATTGAGATGAGCGGATGCCTTGCAGAATTTAGGCCAATCTTTATCGCGTGTACTGCATCTTTGACGGAGCAAGATATGATTTTCATGGAACAGTGTTACCAAAGAACGCTTTTAGAATATGCAAAATTTATCGCACAGATTGGCACTCCCACCTGTGTTTGGAGACGTAATGGTCAAATATCTTATGttaatgaagaattcgaaATTTTAAGCGGTTGGAATAAAGAGGAATTGCTCAACAAGATGACTTTTATCGTTGAGATTATGGATGATGAGAGTGTAAGAGACTATTTTAAAACGTTTGCAAAAGTTGCCTATAAAGATTTTAGAGGTTCTGAAAGGATGAAAACTTGTAACCTTTTGACTCCAACAAGAGGTCAGATAATTCCCTGTTGTTGCATGTGGACCCTAAAGAGAGATGTATCTGGATTACCCCTAATGATCTTGGGTAATTTTATGCCGATAATAGCATAG
- the ARC1 gene encoding Arc1p (similar to uniprot|P46672 Saccharomyces cerevisiae YGL105W ARC1 Protein that binds tRNA and methionyl- and glutamyl-tRNA synthetases (Mes1p and Gus1p) delivering tRNA to them stimulating catalysis and ensuring their localization to the cytoplasm also binds quadruplex nucleic acids), whose translation MSELVNKFQNLSLEKPELSKEQQAFAAQWESVLKTGRTQEQLGELNLQLRDNTFALATYQPTLIDVQLFEVVFPLIKESIFSSKDVKGNYAKQRHVLRWLDYLQRLLQIPEDDQLKLNYDLELPREVIEKKKKTDAKAPAAGASEKKDDKKNADKENKPKGKPDEETLKKLREEAKAKKEAKKAAAAKQPQQNQAQASEKPKPSVVDLRVGFIQKAVKHPDADALYVSTIDCGDEEGPRTICSGLVKHVKLEDMQQRHVVVVCNLKPVNMRGIKSQGMVLCGSTETKVELVQPPAGSQAGDKLFFENYQSDAPKAQMNPKKKIWEQIQPNFTTTSELEVAYKDEDGSIKKLTNAKGDSFKVATLANAHVS comes from the coding sequence ATGTCTGAGCTTGTtaataaatttcaaaatctttcTCTTGAGAAACCTGAACTTTCCAAGGAACAACAGGCGTTTGCTGCTCAATGGGAATCAGTTTTAAAGACTGGACGTACCCAAGAACAATTGGGTGAATTGAACCTACAATTAAGGGATAACACCTTTGCTTTGGCAACTTATCAACCAACTTTGATCGATGTTCAACTTTTTGAAGTAGTTTTCCCTCTAATTAAAGAATCGATCTTCAGTAGTAAAGACGTGAAGGGCAACTATGCCAAGCAAAGACATGTGTTGAGATGGTTAGATTACCTACAAAGATTGCTACAAATTCCTGAggatgatcaattgaagtTGAACTACGATCTAGAGTTACCCCGTGAagttattgaaaagaagaagaagactgATGCTAAGGCCCCAGCAGCAGGTGCATCCGAAAAGAAGGATGATAAGAAGAATGCTGATAAAGAGAATAAACCAAAGGGTAAGcctgatgaagaaaccCTAAAGAAACTTAGAGAGGAGGCTAAGGCCAAGAAGGAAGCTAAGAAGGCAGCTGCAGCCaaacaaccacaacaaaaCCAAGCACAAGCTTCTGAAAAGCCTAAACCATCTGTTGTTGACTTGCGTGTAGGATTCATTCAAAAAGCTGTTAAGCATCCTGATGCAGACGCTCTTTACGTCTCTACCATTGATtgtggtgatgaagaaggtcCAAGGACCATTTGTTCCGGTTTGGTCAAACATGTTAAATTGGAAGACATGCAACAACGTCATGTGGTTGTGGTTTGTAATTTGAAACCAGTTAACATGAGAGGTATCAAGTCCCAAGGTATGGTTCTTTGTGGATCCACTGAAACCAAAGTGGAATTGGTTCAACCACCAGCAGGCTCTCAAGCAGGTGACAAATTGTTCTTCGAAAACTACCAATCTGATGCTCCAAAGGCTCAAATGAAcccaaagaagaagatttgggaACAAATCCAACCCAACTTCACTACTACTTCCGAATTGGAAGTCGCCTacaaggatgaagatggttctataaagaaattgacTAACGCCAAGGGtgattctttcaaagtggCTACTTTGGCTAATGCCCACGTTAGTTAA
- the THI2 gene encoding Thi2p (weakly similar to uniprot|P38141 Saccharomyces cerevisiae YBR240C THI2 Zinc finger protein of the Zn(II)2Cys6 type probable transcriptional activator of thiamine biosynthetic genes), which translates to MAINSIKGRTFTGCWACRLKKRRCDERRPQCTLCAKHNDSCCYDVKLVWLDENLHKVVRGKYKTRAQLLGDRYHRRMSKEDLKSLVRGGISPVSEIDEIEASRSSSISSNSSGSSSSSSCGGYSNSGSHNSGDNKNDGGSFTVSVRRLKIYNNAVASVYGRIGNRNYNQRHVNQVLDRMLNHLEAAGPRREAKEGPFTLFGASLNSKKDIHLPSPLEPLPLSPTTKTSEYVSHWIDQELTALLWLQQQDPVLSNYQFRQWYLEHIRQTVSIEFCQSIQESFTPSFLKTYFPQWFPIALTILIASQGYTMELESELEAWVLEQKTLQMFMLPAVSMAAFHSQSYPILCHCNNLLSGCSQWPEAQLLELYVTSKLVDQWEDKIMQQLCGCQDASQSCSQLKFWQAQLEKFRSVPI; encoded by the coding sequence ATGGCAATAAATTCCATCAAAGGGAGGACTTTTACTGGATGTTGGGCCTGCAGGCTtaagaagagaagatgCGATGAACGTAGGCCTCAATGCACTCTATGTGCGAAGCATAATGATAGTTGTTGTTACGATGTTAAACTTGTATGGTTAGACGAGAATCTTCATAAAGTAGTTCGTGGCAAGTATAAGACTCGGGCTCAGTTGCTGGGCGATAGATATCATCGCAGGATGTCAAAGGAAGATTTAAAGAGTTTGGTTCGTGGGGGGATTTCGCCAGTTAGCGAAATAGATGAAATAGAAGCCAGTCGCAGCAGCAGTATTAGCAGTAATAGCAGTGGcagcagtagtagtagcagCTGCGGTGGGTATAGCAACAGCGGTAGTCATAATAGTGGTGATAATAAGAATGACGGTGGTTCGTTTACTGTCAGTGTGAGAAGattaaagatttacaaTAACGCTGTGGCATCCGTTTATGGTAGGATAGGTAATAGAAACTACAACCAGCGTCATGTCAATCAAGTTCTTGATAGAATGCTAAACCATTTGGAGGCAGCCGGTCCTCGCAGAGAGGCTAAGGAGGGCCCATTTACATTATTCGGTGCTAGTTTGAATTCGAAAAAAGATATACATTTACCATCACCTCTAGAGCCGTTGCCCTTGTCACCAACTACCAAGACGTCGGAGTATGTGAGCCATTGGATTGATCAGGAGCTTACTGCATTGTTATGGTTACAACAGCAGGATCCTGTTCTATCTAATTATCAATTCAGACAGTGGTATTTGGAGCACATCAGACAAACAGTTTCGATAGAATTCTGTCAAAGCATACAGGAGTCATTTACACCAAGTTTCCTCAAGACTTATTTCCCACAGTGGTTCCCCATAGCATTAACAATCCTAATAGCATCTCAAGGTTATACAATGGAGTTGGAATCAGAGTTGGAGGCGTGGGTCTTAGAACAGAAAACGTTACAAATGTTTATGTTACCTGCAGTTTCTATGGCAGCATTTCACTCGCAGTCgtatccaattctttgtCATTGTAACAACTTACTCAGTGGTTGTTCGCAATGGCCCGAAGCCCAATTGCTGGAATTGTACGTTACTAGTAAACTCGTCGACCAATGGGAAGATAAGATCATGCAACAGCTATGTGGATGCCAGGATGCTTCACAATCATGTTCACAACTGAAGTTTTGGCAAGCACAGTTGGAGAAGTTTCGCTCTGTACCGATTTAA